tctctgttAGCCAGGTTGCAGCCAGGGGACTGGTTCCCAAATGCAAATGACCTGTACAGCTCCTTGCTTCAGACCTCTCTGGCTTCTGGCCGCCGTCAGGCTTGAGTGTAAGCTACAGCTGCTCACCTAGCCCTGTAGGGTCTCGCCCTGCCAGTTTCCCTCTCCCACTCACCTCCTTGCCTTTCCTTTCCATCCCCTTCTTGGCCAAGATCCTCCCTCATTCAATGCGAATTCCTGGGTCACCACCCCCAGGCAGCCCTCCTTGATGGCTGGTGGTTGGCTTGAGCTCTTCCTCTGAGTCCTCCAACCCCTCATGCCCTGCATGGCCAGGATCTGGTTCTCTGCCTGGGTCTGAGCTACTGCAGGGTGGGGATCGGGCCTGTTTACCTGTAGCTTCAAGTTGCCCACTGTGGGGCCACCCAGAGCCGAGACTCAGGAGCATCTGCTGGCTGGCTGGACGTTAGCCCAGCAGTCCACCCCGTGTGGATGACAGGGGCCGTGAGAGGAGCTGGTTAGACTGAGGCGGGGGGTAGTCTGGCGCCCACCATCTCAGCAGCCATTCCTAATGATAGGTCAGAGGCCAGGTCCCCTACTTCCAAGGGTTTTGAAGTTGCTGCCCTGGGCCCAGCTCTGAGATAGGCCATGAATCGGGTAGGGATGGGGCAGGATAGAAGGAACAGACGCTGGGAACAGAATGCGGAGGGACCCCAGTAATGGTGAGGAGTCTAGCCTGGGGGCTGCACccctgtggggaggaggaggcagaggtaaGAATTCCACCGGGCTTGTAAGGACAAGAGAGACAGCTTGATGGTGGGAGTATGTTTGTGTGGGGGGTCAGAGGGGTAGGTGCTTGGCTTGGTTTGGTGGCCAGACAGTGTGGCAGGAGCTGGGGGCTTCACCGGGAGAGACGGCTGGGAGGCCGGAGGTATCCCGAGGGAAAAGCCTTCCTACGTTTCAACAGAGTGGGGCCCTGAACCAGCTgctgtccctctctgggcctcagtgtcctttCTCAGATGGTgatggggcagggggctgggcccGGTCACCAGCCAGCCCACACTGACAGAACCCTTGGTGCCCACTTGCCCTCCTGCAGCATGTGGTCCTGTATCCACTGGTGGCCAAGAGTCTACGCAACATCGCGGCCGGCAAGGACCCCCTGGAGGGCCAGCGGCACTGCTGTGGCATCGCCCAGATGCATGAGCATAGTTCCCTGGGTCATGCTGACCTGGATGCCCTGCAGCAGAACCCCCAGCCGCTCATCTTCGACATCGAGATGCTGAAGGTGAGGAGCCCCCAGGCCCTAGGCGCCTCGCCAGACCACCACTGCCCAGCCTCAGAGTGAGCGCCAGCCCTGCCTGCGCACCCAGGGCTGGATGGACTGTTGGGGGTTGGGGCAGGGCAGGTACAACACCTGTGTGGGACCCCTGACAGTCCCCATGGGTCCCCCTCCTGGGGCCCCTCCTCTTCTGGGTATCTTCGAGGGCTGGGATTTTCAGTGTCTCGTTCAGGGCTCTGTTCTTAGAAcctggcacagtgctgggcacgtAGACGCTCACAAACATTTGTCAAACCGTCAGTGAATGAGCAAGTGATTCTGCTTCTGGAAGCCAATGTCCGGAGGCCTGCCAGCCCCGAGGCTGGGCATGTCTGTGGCTAGAGAAGCTGTGGTGCCCCCGGGGCCTCACCCTGACTTGGCCCACACCCCGGCAGGTGGAGAGCCCTGGCACGTACCAGCAGGACCCGTGGGCAATGACGGATGCCGAGAAGGCAAAGGCGGTGCCGGTCATCCACCAGGAGGGCAACCGCTTGTACCGCGAGGGCCACGTGAAGGAGGCCGCCGCCAAGTACTACGAcgccatcgcctgcctcaagaaCCTGCAGATGAAGGTGCTGGCTGGAGGCTGCGGCGGGTGGGCGCAGGGGGCGAAGTGGAGCCGTGGGGCCCAGGTCTCAGCATctttccccctctccctgcccctgtgCCCTCAGGAACAGCCTGGGTCCCCTGACTGGATCCAGCTGGACCAGCAGATCACACCGCTGCTGCTCAACTACTGTCAGTGCAAGCTGGTGGCCCAGGAGTATTACGAAGTGCTGGACCACTGCTCCTCCATTCTCAACAAGTATGATGGTGAGTGCTGGGCGCTGGGCTGCCGGGGTGGGCCGGCAGGCAGTCAGGCGAGCGGCCTTCTCATCCCTGTCACCACTGGGCACTGGGGCACAAGACCGAGCCTTTGACGTCACCCCCATTCTGAGCTCCCACAGGAGCCCAACCAAATGTCCCCacccaggcagggccaggggcCCTGTTGTGCCAGTGAGCTATGAATGGGGTTTGGGGTGGAGTTGGCATCCTCAGGTCGGGAGGGCTCTGTCCCATGATGGGCCTAGTGTCTCAGGAGATGGGCTGGGCAGCTAGCTGGTTCCCCCCTGATGCCCTTGTGGGCCTCTGCCCACCGGTATCCCCTGCAGACAACGTGAAGGCCTACTTCAAGAGGGGCAAGGCGCACGCAGCCGTGTGGAATGCCCAGGAGGCCCAGGCTGACTTTGCCAAGGTGCTGGAGCTGGACCCCGCCCTGGCGCCTGTTGTGAGCCGGGAGCTGCGGGCCCTGGAGGCACGGATCCGGCAGAAGGACGAAGAGGACAAGGCTCGCTTCCGGGGCATCTTCTCCCACTGACAGGGCCACCCAGCCTTGCCCACCCTGCCAAGCCCACTGCTGCCACTGCCAGCCCGGCTGCCCCCGCTCTATCATGCTTCTCTGTATATAAAGGCCTTATTTATCTCTCTTCGGGTCTGCCGAGCTGATCCACTGGGAGAGTTGGGGTCCTCACCTGGCATTTCCTGGTACTTGGGTGGCCCTGGGAGGCAAAGGATAAGGGTTTTATTTCCAGCTCCCTATAGCCAGCTCCgagacctctctgggcctcagtgtccctgCCAGAAAGTGAGGAGGATGATCTCTGTCACAAAGGAAATGTCCTttgctggcagggctggggtaCCCGGGAGCCTTCAGTCTTAGGGAGAGACAAAGCAGGCGCAAGCCCAGAGGCTTGGTGCCCGAGTGAGGTGGTCTCGCAGTGcagccctccccccagcctctggtccCATGGTCCCCTGGCCTCAGCTTCTGGCTGCAGAGGTTCTGGCGAGAAGCCAAGTCTGGGTCCCTGTGAACTGAAAGGCTGGCCCAGGTGGGGTGGGCCGGGCTGGGTGGGCTGACTCTGTCCAGGGGGAGGACAGAACCCTCCATGAGACCTTCGAGGCTGCCCTGTGATGCCAGGTGGGAGGAAAATCATGTGGGATGCAGGTGGTGTTTATTTTCACAATTTACACACTAGAGAAGCCTCTGGCCccccctgctccctccttccttcccctgggACTGGGTCCCTCCTGTATGGAAGGGAAGTAACACTGAGGGGCAGGCAGTGATGCAGGGTGTGGGGCCGGGCCCCCAGCCTCCCGCACACGCACTTGGGCCCCTCACGTGTGTGAATAAATAAGCCAGGTCCAGCCAGAGGTTGGGTCTCACTCTTCGCTGTCCAACTTGAGGCTGACGCTTCGGGCCTTGCCCCGGGCCAGGGTGGTGGGCGGCGTCCCCGGGCCCTCGCGCTCCGCCTGGCTGGGGCCCCGTGAGCGGAGCAGCTGGCTCTGTTTGCGGAGGAAGTCCACAGGGGCAGCCCCCCCATAGCTGCTCTTGGCCAGGGTGGCCCTTGAGGGCGCCGCGGGGGCATGAGGGTGTGAACCTGCCTCTAGTTGGCCCAGATGGGCCACGTAGCCATCCGACAGGAACTGTGGGCAGAGATAAGGGGACGGTGGTCTCAGGCCTATACGCTGCTTCAACTGCCCTCCCTAGGTTGCTGGGCAGTGCTGGCTGCCTGGCAAGCCTGGCACAGCCTGACCCAGAGAATTCCAGATAGGAACTCCAGGCTGGGAGCCTGGGCACCCTGGCTTTACTCCTagctctgcccctctctgggcctcagttttctcatctgtaaaatgggatcgtGGGGTGGCGGAATGATGGCCACGAACATTTAGCAGGCAATTGCGCTGTGCCCAACGCTGGGCACGTTGGTGTGCAGTAAATCATGTCATGTTCGCAATAGCTGTGGAGGTTGGTGCCATCGGCCATTTGACAgacaagaaactgaggctcagaaaggtggaGGACCATGCCCAGGGCCATGCCAGAGTGGAGCCAGCACTCCAGGTCTTGAGCACACTCCAACCTGAGTGATCAATCCTGGTCTGCCCGGCAACTCCGAGCTGCTCATGACTCTGTCCTAGGAGAAGCCCAGGTCCCCTGCGGCTGGCCAGGCTTCTCAGAGCCCCTTCCGCAGCTGCTGCTTAGCACAGGTGGTCCTTATGGCCGCAGACCCAGGCTCCTGCTCCCCCCCCCCTTCCCTTGGCCCTCACCTGGCATTGCGCCTGTAGCTTCCTCACGGCGCGGCCCACGATGTAGGTCTGGCTCGGGGACAGGCCCAGCGCCGCGTAGACGGCCACGTCTTTAGGGGACCCGTAGCCGGCCACGATGTTCAGTTCCACCTGTAACCAGAGGGGCCAGCCGTCCGCTCGGGGGAGGGGTCGTGAGGCTGGGCGTGGGGCCTGTTGGGCTTCCCGGGTCCACTGTTTCCGGGGCGGGATCACTGGGTCTCCCCAGCATGCCCCAAGGACTAGGGGCTCCTTGGACCACGAGGGGGCAGGACCCTAAGGGCCTCTCCAGTCAGTCAGGGTCCGGGGACCGGTGGGAGTGGGACCAGGTAAGCCTCCACCGGGCTACAGCccgaggcgggggcgggggcggaggcGGGCCCTTCCCCGGGCGCGCACCTCCTGCACCAGGCTCTGCAGAAACATCGCCTTCTGGCGCAGCGGGTCGTGGGTGAGGCCGTCGCAGAAGGAGACGACGCCGTGGGGGAAGTTGTGCTGCGACAGCCAGGCCACCACGCGGTGCTTCTGCATGTCGGGCCGGCCTGTCACATACACGATCAGGTAGCCCGCGTCCTGCCAGTGCCTGCGGGGTGGGACGGCCGTCAGCTCCACTCTGGGGGGTGGCGCCGGTCACCGCGGCTAGCCGGGCGGCGGCCGCTCTTACCTGACCACGTCCACGGCGCCGGCGCGCACCTTGGGGTCGCTGCCCATGATGGAGACGCTGGCGGTGAAGGAGCCGTCGATGCTGAAGACCACGGCCTCGGTGCCGCGGGCCACCACGGTCAGGCAGCACTCGGCGTACGTGTGGTCGCCCCTGTGGCCCAGGGCGGCGTGAGCGGCGCGGGGCCGAGGCCCGGGGAGCCCTGCCCCGCAGAGGCCCGGCCGCCCCGCGCTCACCTGACCACCATGCGCACCGGGTAGACACCGATGCCCAGCGCACGCTCGGTGGGCACCGGGAAGGTGAGGCGGCCCGAGCTGTTGGTGACTTCGGTGCCAAAGTGGATCCACTTGCCGGACAGCGGCTGCGTCATGATGTAGACGTCCACCTAGCCAGGAGAGGGGGCGAGAGCGTCCATGGGGCGGAGCCCCCGGGCACCCTCTGACCGTGACCGGAGGCGGGCGGAGGTGGGCCTGTCGTTGGGACCTGGAGCTGTCCTGGGGACGTGAGGCGGGACTGGACGTGAGCTCCGGGCtggggcgaggtgggccccatgGGGGCGGGTCTACCGGGGCCGAGGCTGTGCGTCCTGACCTTCTCTCCGGTGAGCGTGACCACGTCCAAAGGCCCGTACATGAAGCGCCCGTTCAGCACCTGGGGGCGGCCCTCGCACACCACCGTGTCGCTCGCCCGGTGGTTGGAAGTGACGTTCTGACGGGAGGAGACGGCATGAGGCCGCAGCCAGGAGATGGCGGGGATGCGGGGGGAGCTGGTGAGGGGGACCGGGCCTAGATGGCTGCTGCGGGAGAGCGGCAAGGCCCAAGGGGTGGGCGCTTTTGCGGACCCCGACCCTAGGCCATGAGTTCGTGTGTGTAGACTGCAGTTCGGAGGGAGCGGAGCTGAGACAGGTCGGAATGTGGAGGATGAGGCGGGGTGGGGTGAGCGCGCCTCGGACACCTGACttggctgggagaggggaggagaccAGTGGTTCCCAGGGGCGGGGCCAAGGTATGAGGAGGCGGGGCCAGGACGACAGCGGGCGGGGCGGGACCGTGAAGACCATCCGAACGAGGATGGGTGCTGGGGAGAGGACCTGGCAAGGCCTAGCTTTTGCCGGGAGTGGCAGGGTTCATACCCGGATCTTGACTTGCGTGCGTTTGCGCTGCCATTTCTCCCTGGGGAAGGCCGGGCTGTAGATAGACGGCTCCTCGCACTCGGTCAGCTGTGGCCGCTCCTTCTCGATCACCTGCTCAGGATCCGGCGAGCCCACGTgaacgggggtgggggtgggtgcgGGGGTGCTGCCGAGGCTTCCCCTCCCCCGGCTCCCCATCCTTGTCCGGTTCCCATCTCCCGCCCCTTATCCCCGGGCCCACCTGGCGCAGGATGAAGGCTACCACATCGGCAGACTCCCAGTAGCTGGCATGGAAGAGGTGGGGCAGCGTGACGGTGGGGAAGGCGGTGAGCGCCTCGGGGCAGTAGAGTGAGTAGTCGATCCGCTTGGTCCCCCACCAGCGCTCCAGGACTGCACGGCCACGCGGGCAGTGGGTCAGGGGTGGCCTCCCACCCGGTGCCCACCCGTCTGGCCCCTGGGTGCTCTTCCCGCCCTCCTTTCTGCCAAGCCTCATCTTTGCTGAGTCTGGGCTGGGTGCTAGGGGACGGGGGTTGCAGAGCAcatgctgggggcaggggtgctTCAGCTGGAGGTGGAGTAAGTGTCCCCCCCACCCAGGCAGGGTGGCTGGCTCACTTACTCTTAACCACCTCACTGGTAGTGCTGGGGGCAGCTGGTTGGGCAGGTGGCTCAGTGCCTAACTCACTGCCCTTCCAGAAGGCACCGCTGGCAGAGGTGGGTGTTGAGGGCACCAACgtctccagctcctccaggaagaGGCCTGAGTGGGTCTGCAGAGTGtcagctgggggaggagagacaACCTGAGCAGCAGGCGGGGTCAGGCTGCCCGCCTCTCTTCCCACCAGGGGTTCCAGGACAGCTACGCCCCCATGCCTCTGCCATCTTCCATGCCAGCCCTGCCTGGTCAGGTCTTGGCTGAGGCTGAAACTGACCCATATCTGGGTGGAAGTGAAGAGTGGGGGGCATTCTCTCCTCTTAGCTCACCCTAACAGCCAACAGGGCACCCTAACCCAGCACAGGCACACTTATCTCATGGGGCCAAACGGGTAGCCACTTGCATGCATACATGTACACGCCCCACACTAACACATGAACACAAGTGCATATGGAGACACAGTGCACCCCTACACACAGACACAGCAGCCCCTCCACACTGGCGGCTGCGCTCAGACACTGGCACACCACTGTgactctgtctcttctctctagCCCAGTCATCACCACTGCCCCTCACTCCTGGGCAGAGAATGTCAGAGAGTCCAGGGGATCCAGACCCCTCAAGGGGCCAGGGTAGTGTTCCCTGGTCCTGGGAGTGGTGATTTGAGTTTACCAATGATGTAGGAACTGCCTTGTGTGTTCTTGGATGAGGGGGCccatcctcatctctctctctcggtaccctctttctttcctcctttatcttGGTTGGGGGCGTACCCAGCAGCAGGGACGAGCCGTCTCCCAGGGGGAACTTCTGGTAGCGGGGCACGGCCAGTGGGGCGATGGCCTGGAACTTGGGGGCCAGTAGGGGCTCAAGACGGGAGGCGCAGGGGTCGGCCGCGTGGAAGAGGTTGTAGATCTGCTCACAGGCTGGGCGCATCTGGGCCACTGGTACCCAGAAGATAAAGGGGAGAGGGGGCTCAGCTGGGCATTCTGGGAGGTAGGTGGTGTGGGAAACAGCACCctgacctgctgtgtgaccctgagccagCACTTCCCAAACTGCATGCCCTGGGAGGTCACCAGGGTCCTGCTTAAAGTGAGACAGGCCTCGCCTTAGAAGGAATCAGAACCTTCGATTTACTGATTCAGTTCAGGATGCAGCATTTCCCATGCCCCTTGGACCCCTTCTCATGCACAGCATCTGTGGGCGTGAGTTCCTCCCAGTGCACTGTGGAAAACTCAACCTTAGCAAGTCCCTTCTTTCTGGGCCTCACGTTCCCCTTCTCTAGCCAGGCCACTTAATTTGTACAGTGGGGGAGGGCAAGAACACCAGCATCTCAGGTGAGACAAAAGACCAGAGGAGATGGGGGAAGGGCTGATGAAGGATGAGGCAGAACCCCTGCCCTGAGGGCTCACCCTCCAAGGCAGGCATCACAGTTTTGCGCAGAGCCAGCACCAGGCCCAACGGGGAGCCGAAGAGGAAGAAGCCAGAGACCTTGAAGTCGAGGCGGGCGGCGCTGGTGGGGCCATCCGAAGCCTCAGAGGGGGCGGCAGGCGGGCAGGAGGCTGTGCTTACCCGCCGGGGCTCCCCAGAGGAGGCAGTTGGGGGGGCCGCCTGCAGGCTACAGAGGAGGGCTGCTCAGTGCTGCTGCCTCTGCAGCCCAGCACAAGCCCAGGGCAGGGGAGCTGGGGCGGGAGCGTCACCTGTTCTGAGAGCCCTCGAGCTCTGGACTGGCCAGATCGCTGGGGGCACgctgggagggcagggctgagggttCTGGGCTGGCCCggcccagcccctcagccccatCTGCCAGGGGGTCCCGCGTTGGGCCAACCTCCGGGGAGAGCAGCTCATTGTTCTAGATGGAACAGGGGACAGAAATACCTTAGGCCTGAAGACAATTCAATTTCTACTTATTTGGAAGTGAGGAGAGAGGCTTGAGGTTTGGCAAGGACTCAAAGAAAGAAGGTGGTCAGAGCCCCAGAGGGGATGGAATGAGGCAGCAGGGGGACCTGCCTGCAGAGAGGTCACATTCCATAGGGCAGAGACCTAGAGCCGGAGAGATACCCCCTTCCTGAAGAGATGGGGCTGGGTGACACTGACCATGCTCCCTCTGCGGCTGCTGCCCCGGCTCCCTGTGCCTGCGCTGGCACTATGACAGAGCGCATCAAAGCCCAGGATTCCACCGACGCCATCTCCGATTAGCACCACCTGTGCGAGAGGGTGGCACCATCAGGAGGGGCTGCAGTGAAGGCAAGAGGATGGAGGGCTCCGATGGCAAGCTTCTCAGGAACATCCCTAGCCTCTGACCTGCCCGCAGAAGCCAGCGCCCTCAGATGAGCGCAGGAAGGCGGCATAGGCCTGGTTGGTGCGGGCAATGACGGTGGCCACAGCGCCCTGGTAGCGGGAGGATGAGGTGGCCAGCAGCGGCAGGGCAGCCAGTGGGATGTGGTCCTGGGAGCGGGACAGGCTGTCACCATCATGGCTGTAGGGGCTCAGGCTGCAGAAGGAGGAAgtatggtgggtgggtggggggccgCCAGCCGGGCTACTGCCCCCTCCAAGTCCCCTTGCCCTGCTGGCAAGTCCTAGCACCATGGGCCTTTGTGGGGAGCATCAGCATGCAAGAGGCCTTTGTGATGGAGC
This sequence is a window from Equus caballus isolate H_3958 breed thoroughbred chromosome 12, TB-T2T, whole genome shotgun sequence. Protein-coding genes within it:
- the AIP gene encoding AH receptor-interacting protein isoform X1 — translated: MADIIARLREDGIQKRVIQEGRGELPDFQDGTKATFHYRTLHSDKEGAVLDDSRVRGKPMELIIGKKFKLPVWETIVCTMREGEIAQFCCDVKHVVLYPLVAKSLRNIAAGKDPLEGQRHCCGIAQMHEHSSLGHADLDALQQNPQPLIFDIEMLKVESPGTYQQDPWAMTDAEKAKAVPVIHQEGNRLYREGHVKEAAAKYYDAIACLKNLQMKEQPGSPDWIQLDQQITPLLLNYCQCKLVAQEYYEVLDHCSSILNKQREGLLQEGQGARSRVECPGGPG
- the AIP gene encoding AH receptor-interacting protein, with amino-acid sequence MADIIARLREDGIQKRVIQEGRGELPDFQDGTKATFHYRTLHSDKEGAVLDDSRVRGKPMELIIGKKFKLPVWETIVCTMREGEIAQFCCDVKHVVLYPLVAKSLRNIAAGKDPLEGQRHCCGIAQMHEHSSLGHADLDALQQNPQPLIFDIEMLKVESPGTYQQDPWAMTDAEKAKAVPVIHQEGNRLYREGHVKEAAAKYYDAIACLKNLQMKEQPGSPDWIQLDQQITPLLLNYCQCKLVAQEYYEVLDHCSSILNKYDDNVKAYFKRGKAHAAVWNAQEAQADFAKVLELDPALAPVVSRELRALEARIRQKDEEDKARFRGIFSH
- the PITPNM1 gene encoding membrane-associated phosphatidylinositol transfer protein 1 isoform X1; amino-acid sequence: MLIKEYHILLPMSLDEYQVAQLYMIQKKSREESSGEGSGVEILANRPYTDGPGGSGQYTHKVYHVGSHIPGWFRALLPKAALQVEEESWNAYPYTRTRYTCPFVEKFSIEIETYYLPDGGQQPNVFNLSGAERRQRILDTIDIVRDAVAPGEYKAEEDPRLYRSAKTGRGPLADDWARTAAQTGPLMCAYKLCKVEFRYWGMQAKIEQFIHDVGLRRVMLRAHRQAWCWQDEWTELSMADIRALEEETARMLAQRMAKCNTGSEGPEAQPPGKPSTETRAGASHAGTPDGPEAPPGPDASPDASFSKQWSSSSRSSYSSQHGGGVSPQSLSEWRMQNIARDSENSSEEEFFDAHEGFSDSDEVFPKEMTKWNSNDFIDAFASPMEAEGAPDLGAEAAKDIGEGARAPRDSEGPDGAGELGAEACAVHALFLILHSGNILDSGPGDANSKQADVQTLSLAFEAVTRIHFPEALGHVALRLVPCPPICAAAYALVSNLSPYSHDGDSLSRSQDHIPLAALPLLATSSSRYQGAVATVIARTNQAYAAFLRSSEGAGFCGQVVLIGDGVGGILGFDALCHSASAGTGSRGSSRRGSMNNELLSPEVGPTRDPLADGAEGLGRASPEPSALPSQRAPSDLASPELEGSQNSLQAAPPTASSGEPRRVSTASCPPAAPSEASDGPTSAARLDFKVSGFFLFGSPLGLVLALRKTVMPALEVAQMRPACEQIYNLFHAADPCASRLEPLLAPKFQAIAPLAVPRYQKFPLGDGSSLLLADTLQTHSGLFLEELETLVPSTPTSASGAFWKGSELGTEPPAQPAAPSTTSEVVKILERWWGTKRIDYSLYCPEALTAFPTVTLPHLFHASYWESADVVAFILRQVIEKERPQLTECEEPSIYSPAFPREKWQRKRTQVKIRNVTSNHRASDTVVCEGRPQVLNGRFMYGPLDVVTLTGEKVDVYIMTQPLSGKWIHFGTEVTNSSGRLTFPVPTERALGIGVYPVRMVVRGDHTYAECCLTVVARGTEAVVFSIDGSFTASVSIMGSDPKVRAGAVDVVRHWQDAGYLIVYVTGRPDMQKHRVVAWLSQHNFPHGVVSFCDGLTHDPLRQKAMFLQSLVQEVELNIVAGYGSPKDVAVYAALGLSPSQTYIVGRAVRKLQAQCQFLSDGYVAHLGQLEAGSHPHAPAAPSRATLAKSSYGGAAPVDFLRKQSQLLRSRGPSQAEREGPGTPPTTLARGKARSVSLKLDSEE
- the PITPNM1 gene encoding membrane-associated phosphatidylinositol transfer protein 1 isoform X2 — its product is MLIKEYHILLPMSLDEYQVAQLYMIQKKSREESSGEGSGVEILANRPYTDGPGGSGQYTHKVYHVGSHIPGWFRALLPKAALQVEEESWNAYPYTRTRYTCPFVEKFSIEIETYYLPDGGQQPNVFNLSGAERRQRILDTIDIVRDAVAPGEYKAEEDPRLYRSAKTGRGPLADDWARTAAQTGPLMCAYKLCKVEFRYWGMQAKIEQFIHDVGLRRVMLRAHRQAWCWQDEWTELSMADIRALEEETARMLAQRMAKCNTGSEGPEAQPPGKPSTETRAGASHAGTPDGPEAPPGPDASPDASFSKQWSSSSRSSYSSQHGGGVSPQSLSEWRMQNIARDSENSSEEEFFDAHEGFSDSDEVFPKEMTKWNSNDFIDAFASPMEAEGAPDLGAEAAKDIGEGARAPRDSEGPDGAGELGAEACAVHALFLILHSGNILDSGPGDANSKQADVQTLSLAFEAVTRIHFPEALGHVALRLVPCPPICAAAYALVSNLSPYSHDGDSLSRSQDHIPLAALPLLATSSSRYQGAVATVIARTNQAYAAFLRSSEGAGFCGQVVLIGDGVGGILGFDALCHSASAGTGSRGSSRRGSMNNELLSPEVGPTRDPLADGAEGLGRASPEPSALPSQRAPSDLASPELEGSQNSLQAAPPTASSGEPRRVSTASCPPAAPSEASDGPTSAARLDFKVSGFFLFGSPLGLVLALRKTVMPALEADTLQTHSGLFLEELETLVPSTPTSASGAFWKGSELGTEPPAQPAAPSTTSEVVKILERWWGTKRIDYSLYCPEALTAFPTVTLPHLFHASYWESADVVAFILRQVIEKERPQLTECEEPSIYSPAFPREKWQRKRTQVKIRNVTSNHRASDTVVCEGRPQVLNGRFMYGPLDVVTLTGEKVDVYIMTQPLSGKWIHFGTEVTNSSGRLTFPVPTERALGIGVYPVRMVVRGDHTYAECCLTVVARGTEAVVFSIDGSFTASVSIMGSDPKVRAGAVDVVRHWQDAGYLIVYVTGRPDMQKHRVVAWLSQHNFPHGVVSFCDGLTHDPLRQKAMFLQSLVQEVELNIVAGYGSPKDVAVYAALGLSPSQTYIVGRAVRKLQAQCQFLSDGYVAHLGQLEAGSHPHAPAAPSRATLAKSSYGGAAPVDFLRKQSQLLRSRGPSQAEREGPGTPPTTLARGKARSVSLKLDSEE
- the PITPNM1 gene encoding membrane-associated phosphatidylinositol transfer protein 1 isoform X3: MCLRRVMLRAHRQAWCWQDEWTELSMADIRALEEETARMLAQRMAKCNTGSEGPEAQPPGKPSTETRAGASHAGTPDGPEAPPGPDASPDASFSKQWSSSSRSSYSSQHGGGVSPQSLSEWRMQNIARDSENSSEEEFFDAHEGFSDSDEVFPKEMTKWNSNDFIDAFASPMEAEGAPDLGAEAAKDIGEGARAPRDSEGPDGAGELGAEACAVHALFLILHSGNILDSGPGDANSKQADVQTLSLAFEAVTRIHFPEALGHVALRLVPCPPICAAAYALVSNLSPYSHDGDSLSRSQDHIPLAALPLLATSSSRYQGAVATVIARTNQAYAAFLRSSEGAGFCGQVVLIGDGVGGILGFDALCHSASAGTGSRGSSRRGSMNNELLSPEVGPTRDPLADGAEGLGRASPEPSALPSQRAPSDLASPELEGSQNSLQAAPPTASSGEPRRVSTASCPPAAPSEASDGPTSAARLDFKVSGFFLFGSPLGLVLALRKTVMPALEVAQMRPACEQIYNLFHAADPCASRLEPLLAPKFQAIAPLAVPRYQKFPLGDGSSLLLADTLQTHSGLFLEELETLVPSTPTSASGAFWKGSELGTEPPAQPAAPSTTSEVVKILERWWGTKRIDYSLYCPEALTAFPTVTLPHLFHASYWESADVVAFILRQVIEKERPQLTECEEPSIYSPAFPREKWQRKRTQVKIRNVTSNHRASDTVVCEGRPQVLNGRFMYGPLDVVTLTGEKVDVYIMTQPLSGKWIHFGTEVTNSSGRLTFPVPTERALGIGVYPVRMVVRGDHTYAECCLTVVARGTEAVVFSIDGSFTASVSIMGSDPKVRAGAVDVVRHWQDAGYLIVYVTGRPDMQKHRVVAWLSQHNFPHGVVSFCDGLTHDPLRQKAMFLQSLVQEVELNIVAGYGSPKDVAVYAALGLSPSQTYIVGRAVRKLQAQCQFLSDGYVAHLGQLEAGSHPHAPAAPSRATLAKSSYGGAAPVDFLRKQSQLLRSRGPSQAEREGPGTPPTTLARGKARSVSLKLDSEE